In Melitaea cinxia chromosome 21, ilMelCinx1.1, whole genome shotgun sequence, the sequence taggtaaaataaataataaatgtatttccGTTCATAGCTTTCGTAGAATAAAGtattcttaaattattattaggtaaagtcagcttttttatacaactaggtcggcaaacaagcctacggctcatctgatagcaagcggataccgtagtttatagccgcctgcaatactacaagcatcgcaagcgcgttgctgaccctatccccaatccccctaagtgctctggtcaccttacttactacAGAaagacaacactgcttgaaagcagtattattaagctgtgatcttcgtaaggtcgaggtacttacccagtcgggctgatccagattttgaTATCTCCCtatctcaattaaaattaaaatttattcagcTTTTAATTATCACAACAGGTACAATGGGTAACGAAATAAACGATCGTGTAGAGAAAGATCAAGGAACCCTTTATATGCTAAcggataataattatataaatccaCAACCTAAAGTACGCCCTGTATCTGTTTCGAACGGTATAGCTTGGACCGCTGATAACAAGTTCATGTTTTATATCGACTCGCCTACGAGAAACATCGATGTATTCGACTTTGACTTGGAAACTGGCTCCATTAGTAAGTACATAAATTCAGTAACATTACTTTTATCTAAAGAAACTTTCTACAAAACAGTACTCGTaggtactttttaaccgacttcataaaaggaggaggttactaaattcgaccgtataatgttcggggataacttcgtcgtttatgaaccgattttgataattcttttttattggaaaggacttattccaagtgtggtaccatgataaggaaaccaggatctcagagaaatcgaaggaaaccctcgaaaatcgtagtgacgactagtgcgtttgttcatttttttcatctacttacgttgtatctattacttgtcgatgtaattgaagtcggattttttcgtttacgagcaaacaattatagtGTGATATTGtcaatgctattttatttaaatactgttAATAACCATATTATATCTCTACTagaaatagaattatttttatagttacttttataagaaaatattttcaattttgtttgtCGTTAGGTTACAAGATACATATTAAccgaaaaatttaatattaaataaataatacattcttTATTTGGATTAAATACTtaacaatataaacaatttCTTCGCTATactgcgtgacagtttatcggcgAACGCTTGTCAACATATTTatagactagcgacccgccccggcttcgctcgggtgcaatgctgatactaaatatactacagaatgtctttatttatagtgtgaagctagcttatgacatggttattaacataataacaacaacattcaaatatgcgtcgttagattacacgttgttacagaatgcgttgaagaactaaaggtttactgctcgttccccgtaggtgatagcgtgataatatgtagcctatatgtttcttaataatattcgtgccaaatttgaagtaaatctatgcagtactttttgagtttatcccggacatacatacagacaaacagacaaaccgacaaacggacaaacagacaaaaattctaaaaactatatttttggcttcggtatcgattgtagtcACACccaaagtattcttttaaaaaaatattcaatgtacagttttgactttcctaccattttatttgtagtatagatagatagtctggccataaataaaaaaaaaaaacaataaaaattacatttgaatttggaatcgttaatttttatatgattgttcattgTATTTTCTCATTTTTGCGTCAGTACATTGGAAAATATTATGTGATATCAAAATGCCAATagccaaatacaatttttaaaactctccatacgcttggtattagtcaaatgtttgtgtaccAGGCTATTGATAGGTATAATGCAACCTCCACTAtttgtgacagaaaaagatTTGGCCGTTCACGTAGTGGTCGTACGAAAAAAGCGATCAAAGCAGTAAGGGAAAGAATTCGAAGAAATCCTATCcgaaagcaaaagattttatctAGAGAGATGAAGATAGCTCCTAGAACTATGTCGCATATTGCAAAAGATGACTTAGAATTTACAGCCTATAAGAGGCGCACTGGTCATTTCTTAACTGAGTCGTCACTGCGATTtacgagagttttcctcgatttgtctgggactccatcatcagatcctggtttccttgtcacggtaccacacttggaatatctccttttcaacaaaaaaaaaagaattatcaaaatcggttcataaacgacgaagttatccccgaacatacataaactttatatattttttgaaaaaaaaaattaaagtaaacatatttataaattttaattttattttatactagctgacccggcgaacttcgtatcgcctaacacaaactttatcgtatggtattaaagttcaaattgacttttaagtattatcacaaatcttttgtatgggagtatagaaaagtgttgtttttagactttttcaggaaatttaaaattttttttttttagaatttttctctccgtaagaaccatcctcgtacttcaaggaatattttaaaaaaagaattactgaaatcggtccaaccgttctcgagttttgcgcttagcaacacattcagcgactcatttttatattatagatttgctttatattctaaaaattattttattttcaggaaACAGAAGAATATTGTTCAGTTTTCAAGCTAACAATATTACTGGCGTTCCAGACGGCATGACTATTGATAGAGATGGAAATCTTTGGGTAGCCTGCTACAATGGTGGAATGGTACTTACACGTTCATTTATTAAACTGATTTGTTCATCAATCTAAATTAATTCCGTtgaatagaatttatttaattaatttttctttttttttatattaagaatagtattttctaaaattagtCTTGAAATAAACCAATATTTTTAACCCTTCTCTCACATAGACACCGTAACTACCAACGCCTGCCTATGCCCTAGCTGTGGGACGATACGGttcaattgaattttttttgtatacttttaggttataaaaatagactCAAGGGCTGGTAAACTGATGGAGCAGCACAAGATACCAGCGAGTAAAGTTACTTCGGTAATGTGGGGCGGATATGACTATTCAACTCTCTATGTAACTACCAGTAGTCGCGGTTTAAATGCCGCGCAAAAGGCACAAGAGCCAGAAGCAGGGTCACTATTTGCTATATACTACACGGGATCAACGGGATTACCCGAAAATCAATTTGCGTTTGCTAACGCTGataaatattaagatatttatttatatcgtttttgttaatataataagtataaaaatgttCGTACTATTTGAATtgactgaaaaataaaaaatttggtatacacttacattttatttttctatccttgtataaaaaaataaagaacacaCATTAAGTTACAGGGTCTaccttcatttatttttaaaaaccactttattttatttatttatttatttacactttattgttcaccaaacaaataaaataaacaagcaacattagcaataatacctaggaaaaaaaattacaaaaggcggccttatcttCCAGGCAAcgttagggcaaaggagatgatatattgacggtgtaggtgtacagtttaattttgtaaaaaataatgtgaaagaactcaataaatagacacacatacttacatagatagattgtttacatacatacataccacacacatacacacagacacacttAGGTGTAGTTAAATACGAAAAGTACATTCAaatgttgattttattaaattctgtattaacttaataaaaaagaaactttcAATGTCAGGTGTTAAGATTTTgacttatatatttaatatggtCGATATTAGTAACAAAGTAAAGATTTCAGAGAATACTCAGTGATGATATTTTTACCAACAGCCAGGGGCGGATTGTGATTTTCTAGGGCCCTGCGCTAAAACTTCCCAGGGGcctattttatgtttaaatcaaaattcactttattcaagtaggcttgaaaagcacttttgaatcgtcattttgaaagctacaattataaatattttctacatataaataaaactgaaagtctgtctgtgattttaaATAACTGGGTTATTTCAAGTGCATAAAGTTATTTACATGAtactaaaacataaacaaaacattttaaaaaatttcatctgTCCGCTAATCTTCGGAGCGGcggaaccgatttttatgggactttcactggaagatagaGGCGGTTGTGGAGCAAAATATAGACTACTTTTTATGCTGGATCACTTGTTCGCTGTGTGGTGTTCAGCGTTAGAATTTACCACCACTCCCGTTCTTCCCGTTAAGAATAGAAAACAGAAAATGACTATAGAAAGAAAAGGATGGGCAGCAGCatgtattacttattataacATTAACTGTGGTCACCAACACGTGGTGCCAAGTATGGTGTCTATGCCTTCCCCTTCAATTTAATAGGCAAAATCCCGGTCCCTAGTCTCCGGTGGCTCCGCTATTCCTGGCTACGATAGTGACCATGGTTGCGGTGGGCAGGGAATGCTAAGAATCTCCAGCAGAGATTCGGCTACCGACCAATAAAATGACCTCTGCACCTAGAAACTCACAACACTAGAAAACTGAAAACGGACAAGAAAATATGTGAGCTGGAAGAAAAGTTAGACAAATTCAAATGGAGCATTATAGGATTATCCGAAGTCCGAAAACAGCGACAGGACACAGTAATCTTCAAATCCAGTAACTTTCTTTATCAACGGGAGGGCGAACATATGTCACCAGGTGGTGTCGGGTTTTTTGTTCACAAGTCCCTTGTCAGCAACTTGACGCAAATCGAGAATGTATCGGAAAGGTTATCTTATACTTAGAATATAAAAACGGTATTCGTTGAAGATCATGCAGGATGCAGGTATATGCGCCAACCTCGACACACTCAGATGATGAGGTAGAGGCTATGTAGAAGGACGTCAGTAGAGCTATACATTTCACGGTGGTGATGGGGAATTTTAATGCGACTTGGCATGCGAGACGGCGTCGAGCAGAAAGTAGGGCCCTGTGGGTACGGACAACGGAACCACCGAGTTCTCACTCTCAGTCATTTCACTTGAGTGACCCAACATTGTACCGAAGATATTACGGACGTCGCCCTGACGACCAatcaaaactaataaatttgaCATAAATATACGGATACGAACCAAATAGGAAAAACGCCACCGTTATCAAGTTACGTTAACATTACCTAATAGTATGTGGATGTCTGTCCGTGTGGTCCATTATTACAACAACTCTTTAACTAGATTTAAGTGTTAtagcttttaatatttttataatgacatCGTCATTATCAGTATCTTTAtggattacatattttattgttatttaaatgacTGGAAAGACGATTGTGAtacttctttttaaccgacttccaaaaaaggaggaggttctcaattcgactgtatttttttttatgtatgttacatcagaacttttgcccgggtggaccgatttcaacaatttttttttatcgaaaggtgatgtgtgtcaattggtcccatttaaatttatttgagatctactagatcgttcaataagtcccgagactaacctggaaatggcgcatatattaaaaactcttttgatttttaaaaagtactggttatcaatacaagaatatgtgtcaaatttttaaaaatggaacaataaaattattgattttgaaacatttaagtgacgctacggttgtaatttcgatacaatggaaaaaaacgagtttcgcgtgttgataaaacattgttttttaatgggaaaaaataccgttgaagcacagcaatggcttataaaatgttatgcaggatcagctccctctaaagcaaccatttgtcggtggtatgccgacttcaaacgcggtcgcatggacaccaatgatggggaacgctcaggtcgtccaaatgaagcagtgactcaacaaaatattaaccaagtcctcaaaatcgtattggaagatcggaaggtaaaagtgcgagagacagccgagatagtgaagatttcagctggtagtgttttcactattttacataaaaatttggccatgaaaaagcttttttctaagtgggtgccgcgtttgcttacaactaatcaaaaggaacaacgtatcaatgattcagagcgatgtttggcgctgatgaatcataataaaaaggatttttttacgtcggtatgtaacaatggatgaaacctggatataacatttcactccggaatccaatcggcaggcgtggagagcggctggtgaaagccgcccgaagcgtccaaagactcagaaatcggccggtaaggttatggcgtctatattttgggatgcgcatggaatgcTTTTCATCGaataccttgaaaaggggcaaaatataaatagtgactattacatgtgcttattggagcgattgaagtacgaaattgcggataaacggcctcacatgaacaaaaagaaagtggtgtttcaccaggacaacgcgccttgtcacaagtccgtgagaacgatggccaaaattaacgaattgggcttcgaattgcttcctcatcccccttattcgccagacttggcccccagcgattactggctgtttgcagacctcaaaaaaatgcttcagggtaagaaatttgactcaaatagtgaagtcatcgcagcaacggaggcttattttgaagccaaagacaaatcgttctacacacatgggatagaaaagttagaaaagcgttggaggggctgtatcgctcttggaggagacatgttgatgaataaaaattaattttataaaaagaccttttttagtacttagtctcgggacttattgaaccacgtgttatcaactacttttcgagttgtatctaataatgcgtttttacttgacgcttttttcgtcgacctacgttgtattataccgcataacttgcTACTGGatggatcgattttgataattctttttttgttggaaaggggatatccctagtttggtaccattataaggaaaccaggatctgatgatgggatcccagagaaatcgagggaaactctcgaaaatctgcaataactttttactgggtgtaccgattttgataatttttaatttaatcgaaagctgatgtttattatgtgggcacatataaattttatcgaaatctgataactactttttgagtaatctttgataacgcgtagttacttgacttttttttcgtcgatctacgttgtattactcgtcgatgtaattgaagtctgttttttttttcgtttgcgagcaaacacaattattcttgttcaaaagttgagatttcttttcaaagtactttctttttagtaaaaaagtttaaagaataggtaaatgatatatttttttttcattaatttgaatcattttgtctatttgagacaattgtgtggaaagttcaaaaataacctaactttttataaaactcgtttaaaacgttggccttatggggcactatggaacggggcacagtggaatactgttctaatgaaccttaaataataaactattgttaataagataataattttgtttgcaggcaaacgaaaaaaattaacttcaattatatcgacaagtaatacaacgtaggtagacgaaaaaatagtcaagtaaatacgcattatcaaaggtcaatcaaaaagttgtaatcgggtttggatgaaatttaaatgtgactacatgataaacatcggctttcgattaaattaaaaatcatcaaaatcggcgcacccagtaaaagttatgcagatttttgagatctcattataaaatcctggtttccttagcatggtactataccggggttatctcctttccaacaaaaaaagaattatcaaaatcgtttcataaacgacaaagttatccccgatcataaataaaaaaaatataaaataggtatatcgaatcggttgaattgagtaacctcctcattttttgaagtcggttaaaaaattacaaatttgatttcggttaatttttttctaaattacttttcatgtatatatcgattcgattcgaaatcgatatatagcctgcggttccttgcgtgcgacacagcacgtctctaaagagagtttcataaccgtaggtcagctgcgccgtagtcgtcgatgaaattgaagtcggtttttttttcgtttgcgcgcaaacacaattattttatatttaagttggCGGGTCAAAGGTTCACGGCCGAAGCTTTAGATTTGAAAAACAAATATCGTCAATTATTCCCCGGGCTCTGGGCCTAAGCCcagtaagattttatttaatttttttagatccAGCTCTGCCAGCAACATCCCAAATGAATCGGgttttatttgtcaaaaaatattaataaataattatcgtaGCACctagtttatttcataaatctaTTTAGgtagtaataaaaaagaaatactcaactttaacaattatttattgtacatctATGTCtaaaacattttcaatttaaattaacagaaGCTTACGACGCAACTGATACCATGAGATGTTTTAAACATtcataatattaacatttcGTTCCgtatattttggtatatctaagagggcgtccataaattacgagaaatgtttttttattaattttctgtgCCTCCCTCCCCCCTGGTGAGATGTTGTGAGATAttattcaaccccctcccccatcccccaatctcacgtaagatttttcaaaatatggggtttcttacgtaaacgcgttggattgttattttagaaagaaaaaaaaattgcttcgtgCGTTGACAAACAAATATGGTGGTTTGACAGTCAGTAGATTTAAAACGtcgaagtatgaatgaaattattttctttcgaacgaattagtgaatgatcttaatcgtattacgattacgcttaagattaaatcttaagcatgtacaatctggattaaatggaccaaaatagtatatttttttctgtttcaatcagaaaaaaaagtatatttgctGAGGCCCCCCCCTCTCTCctacgtaagattagatgagatttgactcgtccccccccccccccctctaaacatctcacgtattttatgaacgcccctAACTAAATATTACGCAAGGAAACTCGCCATATGAATTGCATATCTAGTCGAGTCTAATTGACAGTACAAAACTACAAATTATAGAAGCAAGCTTAAGCACGGATTTTTTTATGGCCGTAGCAATGGAAGGGCAGGGAATATAAAAAGACTTTATTTAATATCCTGCATACGAATAACACCAaatgagatttaaaaaaacatttaaaattttactggaAGAATTATCAAACGCTTTAATTATTTCTATGATGGATAATAATCATATGCACAATTTATGACTAGCTCATATGTTTTTGTCTATAGTTGCTTCCCATAAAAACATAAAGAGATTTCTTAAACATGCAACAACAtcgatttttatacataattttttaatatcgatATAGATTAGTATGAgatgacaaaataataaaattgttcaaGATTAAGACTGCAATAATAAATCacactattaaataatttattaaagaaaaaccgTTGATCAACAAAtacattctatttttttaatatgtaacaaattgtgattttcttttatttttagtatagccACATTATTTAGGacaaaaccttttttttcaatttctattACACAAGACGTGTATAATACGTACATGTTAGTTATTATatgatacaaattaatatttgtaatagtgAACAGACACGTACTAATCGACATTATGAACGAACATTCCAATTGACATCAATAACTATCTAGGAAGTGGAATAACACTTACAATACTTACGATTACAtctcatataaatattattattgtcaaaTCGATAATTGATCATTAAAATCATGAAAGTGataatacacacaaatatatattaatttatcatacAACAATTTTAAAGTAGCGCCACGTCAATAGACTTAAATGTTCTGATTAGTGAACTCTTCCATCTTTTTGTCgttctaaacattttatttatctttaggTATAGTGTacacttatatatttttgttgatttgtaatattttttttgcacaattcaacaaaatattttgtattctgGTGATGTTTGGATAATCTCTTTTTGTTAGTCATTGTTTCAATCATTTTAACAATCATATTTTACTTGTCAGACACATTTtcacgagattttttttttcgtgtttctgttataagtatgtataataacattatagtacatagttttttgttattagtagtaaaaataaaaataataacataaaaaaataaatgcacACATCATCAGAAACGAAAGCTAGCTGGGAACTAAAGCGTAAAAACATTTGAttcaccaaaaaatatatatcgggTGATATATACCAATAATATCAACAAGCAGCAGTACtacttaaaattacaataatgtatcttttattataatctttattgAACTTTTTATTTAGTGTTACCATATAGGCACAGGCACAGTGTTACAGTAATTACAAGAATTATTATAGGGCTACATCTGCGTAACCTTGGAAAAAGtgatggatatatatatatagtggcCTAATAGTTTACATAGGCTTATAGGGCTTTTAAacgattgttttaatatattttgtaactttcAAATATACatctagtctaatatataaaattctcgtgtagcggtgtttgtagtttaactcctccgaaacggcttgaacgATTCTTAtgcaattttgtgtgcatatcgggtaggtctgagaatcgaacatctatttttcatccccctaaatgtcaAGGTACAAAATACATAAGGTTtaggtagtccacccctaattttttttaatttttagataaattatttattttttatttttttatgatacaaaattaaaaaatacatacaaccctaaattttcaaccctatACGAACAACTCCtacttttaaatagcgtttagtggcaagaaaaggtttgctgagtcagctagataaaatataatattatagtgaGTTGTGAAATAGGTTTATGCTTAGTGGatcaaacaataatattttaatagatacaCTATTGAATTTTAAGCTAAATAATACGTAATTTTAACCTTTCAATATAGCTCTACTgtcacaaaaagaaattaatatcaatatacAACAAGCACTATACAATTTGAAATGCTGATGGTCTTTTTTTGACTTGAATTCTTTTTGATGAATTCTTTCTACTTTTTGGACAAATGGACGTTTGCTCTACTTGCCAATTTggttactatttaataaaattattattattcaaaatcgcAATGGaagaaaatatcataaaaaatattagttttcacACATAAAATgagatttaatacaaaaataatatagaaaactGCCtacaaaattcataaataaaataaataatcataagttAAATATTTGCACAGCACAAATCTTAAAGATTTCTGTTAACATGTAGTCATTTACACGTGACTATGagaacattttttataacaaacagGACTTCactaattaaaactaaacgaaTTAAGCTGATTTCAAGATGTACTAAAACATCTTTGTGTTACGTATAACTTTGAGACATGTTAATTTCTAAAACTGTTTGGAGcaacacatttaaaatattacaatatttttttctatttaagcactattatttttatacataaattgaCCACAGATACAATATTTTCTgtattatcaattaattttatttgatttttccaaaaaaaatactCACTGAATATCTCAAAAActcaataattataacaaaaatcacaGCATTTGGCCGCCATCCAATGtcttttacataaattaaaaaaaaaaacgaagagCTATGTGcgtctaaaaaataataaattattgctatttgtgagtgaaattaataaaataattaaacggcGGCAAATAGTTTAATGTCATATtggttgttatttatttgatgCCTAAGTAATTTTCTGCTAagcctatataataaatactttgagCGATACCGAATAGCGGTGCGATTACAATCATTCGACAAGCGCCGCCTTTGAAGAAAGCCGTTGGTCCTTCTTGTGTCAATGTTTTCCtgaaaaaacataataaaattattataaactgtTTTAAATGATAGAGCCTTGGCGTAGTCATCTGTCCTATCTTGCACCAATGCTAGTCATTAATCCAAATAAAGacagaaaattattaataatattttacaaaaaaaatctgtgtTTGACATTTTTGATCTAATTATATGACGACAAATATTCATCTTGTCCGAAAAAACATGCGGAgaacgtatttaaaaataaagaaaggtCACGGAATCTGAATCTGATTGATAAACAACTGTCTTCCTAATAAGTCGTTTCGtaacttgttttaattttgtttatacttAGCCCGTGTAGCAATCTGTGAAAGGTGAACTTAGTGAACTGTGTgacttttaaaatagtttacaatatAAGTGTACAAATTTAACTTATTGGTGTTTACGGAAACGtggctaaataaaaatataactagtaATGAGTTTAAAAATGATAGACGTTGTTTCGTGTATATCGTGGAACTACAAATTTTACCGGTCTGACGGCGGAGGACTTCTAACAGCTGTTCCCAAGTGGTATAAATATTACAGAGTAAACTCGCGGAAAACGAGTAATGAGGAATAGGTTTATGTAATTTTGGCTGTATAAGACTATCTCAATATGTGGGGGGTTTGTTAGGCCCCACCATTGAACTATGAGAGATTGGGAGTTTCATACAAAATGTGGAAAGAATTATACACAAGAAAAAGCTGATGTTGATATTGAGAGATTTTAAGTTACCAGTAATTAAATGGAACAAAGAAAATGATAGTGGAAATATTTTGATTGCTAGCGACCTCAATACAATTAGTTGActaataaatgattatatatCCTTGACaggattaaaataatataaaagtaatgcTAGTAATGCAAGTAATAAGTCGACACCGGAGTCGACAATAcgataatattaatgaaaacttAATCCTTAACCGAATATCcatttaaaaattgcgataatataaatgaaatgataGATATATTTTGCATAGAATTACGTAAAGTTATAGAGGCAATTATACCAAAAATTTAATCAAGgagtaaaaacaaaagaatatccTGCCTCggtactaaaaatttaattagaatattagcagaagaaaaatttatataaaattttgtataaaaattattagaaccCACTTGACAAAATAGAATTTCACCTgcttagaaataattaaaaatcaaagcaccctgttaaaaaattatacacataaaaaaaacagtcaaattgagaacctcctccgcCACCCTAAAGCCGTTTACTAAGAGAAAGAGATTGATTTAAGTTTCCttaattttaaaggtttttatattatgtatcagATTATAGAAACTCACGTGACACAATCCAAGATGGAGGAATACTGCCGTTCGTTGGACCCTTTTGTGATGGTCTGCATGCGAGTCTTGACGACGTCTAAGGGATTCACGGCTAGGGCCGCGGTAGAGCCCGCCGCGCAACCGGACATAAAGGACCACCTGGAAGTGATTAATTGGTTGAAAGTTTGATGGGTCGAAAGGTCGATGagt encodes:
- the LOC123663924 gene encoding regucalcin-like — its product is MWVKSIFLILLLVTITVKSFSSTTPLIKNVYRGGEHFEGPHFAKDEGALYWVDISQQKLYRLNVDTGNVTKRDIGYGPVSLVVRVKDHTQLLLVSARSELYFLSWNATERDTSLRLLSAVDIGLPDNRINDGKADAKGRLWFGTMGNEINDRVEKDQGTLYMLTDNNYINPQPKVRPVSVSNGIAWTADNKFMFYIDSPTRNIDVFDFDLETGSIRNRRILFSFQANNITGVPDGMTIDRDGNLWVACYNGGMVIKIDSRAGKLMEQHKIPASKVTSVMWGGYDYSTLYVTTSSRGLNAAQKAQEPEAGSLFAIYYTGSTGLPENQFAFANADKY